CCCGCAGGATGGTGTCGGGGTCGTCGACGATCTCGGCGCGCCCGTCGATCGACACCCCGCGCAGTTTGTCGTAGCTGTGCCCGTCCTCGATCAGCACGCTGACGATCGGGTTGCGCCGGATGTTGACGGCCTTCTGCGATTTCGCCTTGGTCTCGAACCAGATCTCGCCGTCGAGAACCGCGTACCACATCGCGACGAGGTGCGGCCGGCCGTCGGGCAGCAGGGTGGCCAGGGTGGCGGTCCGGCTGCGTTCGATGAAGTCGGCGATCTCCTCGTCGGTCATGACGATCTTCGCCCGCTCGTTGATGCCCAC
The window above is part of the Mycolicibacterium hassiacum DSM 44199 genome. Proteins encoded here:
- a CDS encoding pyridoxamine 5'-phosphate oxidase family protein — encoded protein: MGINERAKIVMTDEEIADFIERSRTATLATLLPDGRPHLVAMWYAVLDGEIWFETKAKSQKAVNIRRNPIVSVLIEDGHSYDKLRGVSIDGRAEIVDDPDTILRVGINVFERYTGPYSEEMRPFVDQMMHKRVCVRVIPTRIRSWDHRKLGMDPMPVSGYTAQYLRESLKDL